In a genomic window of Brettanomyces nanus chromosome 1, complete sequence:
- the MBF1 gene encoding multiprotein-bridging factor 1 (BUSCO:EOG09343VYU) — MSDWENVTVIGRKARSSTNTGPKEKVVRSSGALNAARRQGAVTSVEKKYNAGNLRGDPEGQRLTRVDRSDDIVVPKKLDADVGKVIQQARQEKKWTQKDLAQRINEKPTIVNEYESGKGIPNQQVLGKMERALGIKLRGKNLGAPLFKKKN, encoded by the coding sequence ATGTCGGATTGGGAAAATGTCACTGTTATCGGAAGAAAGGCCAGAAGCTCTACAAATACTGGCCCTAAGGAAAAGGTCGTCAGATCATCGGGTGCTCTAAATGCAGCCAGAAGACAAGGTGCCGTCACCTcagttgaaaagaaatataATGCTGGTAATCTTAGAGGCGATCCAGAAGGACAACGTCTAACGAGGGTGGATAGAAGTGATGATATCGTCgttccaaagaagttggatgcAGATGTTGGTAAGGTTATTCAACAGGCTAGacaggaaaagaagtggaCTCAGAAAGATCTAGCCCAAAGAATCAATGAGAAGCCAACCATTGTCAACGAGTACGAGTCTGGAAAAGGTATTCCTAATCAGCAGGTCCTCGGTAAAATGGAACGAGCTCTGGGTATCAAGTTGAGAGGAAAGAATCTTGGTGCTCCattgttcaagaagaagaattga
- a CDS encoding uncharacterized protein (EggNog:ENOG41), producing the protein MNEFKIVVAGDNLETENALFISNHLSLVDYIIFPFLTTKTLEEAARQQNNLSGLESPIYAKDLTSFLLPKLQFFTWFQIWNMPSGRFWARISQTDENWELDGQTLGSTFSEYLEQSRGTQWLITFPEVNIFTEKNSKMEQIMGEKYYLPHLEHVLYPRFSGFANCIGGLYKAEFNRIYDTTLVYFQRSKETGKIINFTAPNLLQALGLIEDEIVIIVHIHGKLLNRVRLRRDKLEK; encoded by the coding sequence ATGAATGAATTCAAAATCGTGGTTGCTGGAGATAATTTGGAGACGGAAAATGCACTATTTATCAGTAACCATCTCTCTTTGGTCGATTATATAATATTTCCATTTTTAACAACCAAAACCCTGGAGGAAGCTGCTAGACAGCAAAACAATCTTTCGGGTCTCGAGTCACCCATCTACGCCAAAGATTTAACATCATTTTTGCTACCAAAGCTTCAGTTCTTTACATGGTTCCAGATTTGGAATATGCCAAGCGGTAGATTTTGGGCACGAATATCACAGACTGATGAAAATTGGGAATTGGACGGACAAACTTTGGGGTCTACTTTCAGTGAATACTTGGAGCAATCCAGAGGAACTCAGTGGCTAATCACATTCCCTGAGGTAAACATATTTACTGAAAAGAATAGTAAGATGGAGCAAATTATGGGGGAGAAATACTACTTACCGCATCTGGAGCATGTTCTTTACCCAAGATTTTCAGGATTCGCTAACTGCATCGGAGGTCTTTACAAAGCAGAGTTCAACAGAATATATGATACTACATTGGTgtattttcaaagaagcaaagaaacagGAAAGATTATCAACTTCACTGCACCAAATTTGCTGCAGGCGCTTGGATTGATTGAGGATGAAATCGTCATTATAGTTCATATCCACGGTAAGTTACTGAATCGAGTTCGTCTGAGAAGAGACAAACTGGAGAAATGA
- a CDS encoding uncharacterized protein (BUSCO:EOG09343ONU), with amino-acid sequence MATLYESELNIPAERSFSLKDKTLKLDSLEQVQTYIDQLSKKKNLEKIDLSGNTISPEASKYLAKEFLNHRDTLKELNLQDIYTSRDKFEIPASLKEFFAAIEQLPQLRVLNLSDNAFGQDTIDVLEDFISKSKYFEHFIISNNGLGPFSGTRVGKALYKMAKLREASNIEDENVRTLKTFWCGRNRLESGSAEFLALGLRANTDLQDIRLYQNGIRPNGIARLVYHGLSRLPALQVLDLDDNTFTLPGSTALAESISHWPDLRELNINDCLMKAEGCVKVLAKLSEFSDKSKLEALKLQYNELNSDGLKLLVGLLPNLKSHSILELNGNRFEEDSEYIDKINSIFAIKGKGSLDELDDLEEPDSEEEAESEDEDESEKEEDDDQRKNIEDKLASLEKELASTHI; translated from the coding sequence ATGGCCACTCTTTACGAATCAGAACTCAACATTCCTGCTGAAAggtctttttctttgaaggataagaCTCTCAAGTTGGATAGCTTAGAGCAGGTGCAAACATACATAGACCAACTTagtaagaaaaagaaccTCGAGAAGATCGATCTTTCTGGTAACACAATCTCCCCAGAGGCATCCAAGTATCTTGCCAAGGAGTTCTTGAACCATAGggatactttgaaagagttgaacTTGCAAGATATATATACCTCCAGAGATAAGTTTGAAATTCCCgcttctttgaaggagttcTTTGCTGCAATAGAGCAGCTTCCTCAATTGCGAGTGTTAAATTTGAGTGACAATGCATTTGGTCAGGATACCATCGATgttttggaagatttcatttccaaatccaagTATTTTGAGCACTTCATCATTTCCAATAACGGTCTAGGTCCGTTCTCCGGAACCAGGGTCGGTAAGGCCCTATATAAAATGGCCAAGCTTAGAGAAGCTAGCAATATCGAAGATGAAAACGTTAGAACTTTGAAGACCTTCTGGTGTGGAAGAAATAGATTGGAGAGTGGATCTGCAGAATTTCTAGCTCTCGGGTTGAGAGCAAATACAGATTTGCAAGACATTAGACTCTACCAGAATGGTATAAGGCCTAATGGAATTGCAAGATTAGTCTATCATGGTTTGTCCAGATTGCCTGCCTTACAAGTattggatttggatgataaCACTTTCACTTTACCTGGATCTACAGCCTTGGCTGAAAGCATATCTCACTGGCCCGATCTGAGGGAGTTGAACATCAATGATTGCCTGATGAAAGCTGAGGGATGTGTTAAAGTCTTGGCGAAGTTGTCCGAGTTCAGTGACAAATCCAAATTagaggctttgaagttgCAGTACAATGAGCTAAATTCTGATGGGCTAAAGCTGTTGGTAGGTTTGTTGCCAAACTTGAAGAGCCATTCTATATTGGAGTTGAACGGCAAcagatttgaagaggatTCGGAGTATATTGATAAGATCAACAGTATATTTGCTATAAAGGGAAAGGGATCCTTGGACGAGCTTGACGACTTGGAAGAACCTGAttccgaagaagaagctgagagcgaagacgaagacgagagcgaaaaggaagaagatgacgatcaaagaaagaacattGAGGATAAGTTGGCCTCTTTGGAGAAAGAGCTCGCCTCTACTCACATTTAA